In the genome of Populus nigra chromosome 9, ddPopNigr1.1, whole genome shotgun sequence, one region contains:
- the LOC133702882 gene encoding dynein light chain 1, cytoplasmic-like, translating to MDGMASRRYKEEEAGSKQHYPAVQISQQEATVMTQDRSQTEEVRIKLAAIALSLNVRLRSSDMPVDMQERALRYARSFLDKSPSSAAPKSRPNLTLLARALKKEFDSAYGVAWHCVVGKSFGSFVTHSPGGFIYFSIDSLFILLFKTEVQLVTELEPSSQSVA from the exons atGGACGGCATGGCCTCTCGAAGATATAAAGAAGAGGAAGCTGGATCGAAACAACATTATCCCGCCGTTCAAATTAGTCAACAAGAGGCAACAGTAATGACCCAAGATAGGTCTCAGACTGAGGAAGTCAGGATTAAGCTTGCTGCCATCGCTTTAAGCTTAAATGTAAGGTTAAGATCTTCCGACATGCCAGTCGACATGCAAGAACGAGCCCTTCGCTATGCAAGATCGTTTCTCGACAAGTCACCATCATCAGCAGCTCCCAAATCCCGCCCCAATCTTACCCTCCTTGCTCGTGCCCTCAAAAAG GAATTTGACTCGGCATACGGGGTGGCATGGCACTGCGTGGTAGGGAAGAGTTTTGGGTCCTTCGTGACTCACTCACCAGGTGGGTTCATTTACTTCTCAATCGACTCGCTGTTTATTCTTCTCTTCAAAACAGAGGTGCAGCTGGTCACCGAATTGGAACCTTCTTCTCAATCAGTAGCCTAG
- the LOC133702602 gene encoding uncharacterized protein LOC133702602, translating into MATVLESLTVPSRSSAVLPKPATTLVTAFASTINRRSLRFPQLKGLKIHFHSSSTVNRSLGSVSQSSSRLACAGRIVCEAQGIAVKVPAVTDATWKSLVLESESPVLVEFWAPWCGPCRMIHPVIDELANQYAGKLKCYKLNTDDCSSIATEYGIRSIPTVIIFKNGEKKEAIIGAVPKTTLTTSIEKFL; encoded by the exons ATGGCTACTGTACTTGAATCCCTCACCGTTCCTTCTCGCTCTTCTGCTGTCTTGCCTAAACCTGCTACTACGCTTGTCACTGCTTTTGCTTCAACTATTAATCGGAGATCGCTTCGCTTCCCACAACTCAAAGGCCTTAAGATTCACTTTCATTCTTCATCGACTGTAAATCGCTCTCTCGGATCGGTGAGTCAGAGTAGTTCTAGACTCGCTTGTGCTGGAAGGATCGTTTGTGAAGCGCAGGGCATTGCTGTTAAAG TGCCCGCTGTTACTGATGCAACATGGAAGTCACTTGTGCTGGAATCAGAATCCCCTGTTCTGGTTGAATTCTGGGCTCCATGGTGTGGTCCGTGCCGGATGATTCACCCTGTAATTGATGAACTGGCAAATCAATATGCTGGAAAGCTCAAGTGCTACAAGCTTAACACTGACGACTGTTCTTCAATTGCAACTGAGTATGGGATTCGAAGCATTCCCACAGTTATCATCTTTAAAAATGGTGAGAAGAAAGAGGCCATTATTGGTGCTGTTCCCAAAACTACCTTAACCACCAGTATCGAGAAATTCTTGTAA